One Sus scrofa isolate TJ Tabasco breed Duroc chromosome 1, Sscrofa11.1, whole genome shotgun sequence DNA segment encodes these proteins:
- the SERPINB5 gene encoding serpin B5 — MEALQLANSAFAVDLFKHLCEKEPVGNVLFSPICLSTSLSLAQVGAKGDTAKEIGQVLHFENVKDVPFGFQTVTSDVNKLSSFYSLKLIKRLYIDKALNLSMEFISSTKRPYAKEMETVDFKDKLEETKGQINNSIKELTDGHFENILADNSVNDQTKILVVNAAYFIGKWMKKFPESETKECPFRVNKTDTKPVHMMNMEATFCMGNIDSINCKIIELPFQNKHLSMLILLPKDVEDGSTGLEQVEKQLSSETLLQWTNPSTMANAKVKLSIPKFKVEKSIDPRASLENLGLKNIFNEDTSDFSGMSETKGVALSNVIHKVCLEITEDGGDSIEVPGSRILQHKDEFNADHPFIYIIRHNKTRNIIFFGKFCSP; from the exons ATGGAAGCCCTGCAACTGGCAAATTCAGCTTTTGCAGTTGACCTGTTCAAACACCTGTGTGAAAAGGAGCCAGTGGGCAATGTCCTCTTCTCTCCAATCTGTCTCTCCACCTCTCTGTCACTTGCTCAAGTGGGTGCCAAAGgtgacacagcaaaggaaattggACAG GTccttcattttgaaaatgtcaaaGATGTGCCCTTTGGATTTCAAACAGTAACATCGGATGTCAACAAACTTAGTTCCTTTTACTCCCTGAAACTAATCAAACGGCTCTACATAGACAAAGCTCTGAATCTTTCTATG gagttcaTCAGCTCTACGAAGAGACCCTATGCAAAGGAAATGGAGACTGTTGATTTCAAAGATAAATTGGAAGAAACAAAAGGTCAGATCAACAACTCAATTAAGGAACTCACAGACG GCCACTTTGAGAACATTTTAGCTGACAACAGTGTCAATGACCAGACCAAAATCCTTGTGGTTAATGCTGCCTACTTCATTGGAAAATGGATGAAGAAATTTCCTGAATCAGAAACCAAAGAATGCCCTTTCAGGGTCAACAAG ACGGACACCAAGCCAGTGCATATGATGAATATGGAGGCCACGTTCTGTATGGGCAACATCGACAGTATCAATTGTAAGATCATAGAGCTTCCTTTTCAAAATAAGCACCTAAGTATGCTCATCCTGCTACCCAAGGATGTAGAGGATGGATCCACTGGCCTGGAGCAG GTGGAAAAACAACTCAGCTCGGAGACGCTCTTGCAGTGGACCAATCCCAGCACCATGGCCAATGCCAAAGTCAAACTCTCCATTCCAAAATTTAAGGTGGAAAAGAGTATTGATCCCAGGGCTAGCCTGGAAAACCTAGGGCTGAAAAACATCTTTAATGAGGATACATCTGATTTCTCTGGGATGTCAGAGACCAAGGGAGTGGCCCTCTCAAATGTTATTCACAAAGTGTGCTTAGAAATAACTGAAGATGGTGGGGATTCCATAGAGGTACCAGGATCACGAATCTTGCAACACAAGGATGAATTCAATGCTGACCACCCGTTTATTTACATCATCAGACACAACAAAACTCGAAACATCATTTTCTTTGGCAAGTTCTGTTCTCCTTAG